In Mercenaria mercenaria strain notata chromosome 13, MADL_Memer_1, whole genome shotgun sequence, a single window of DNA contains:
- the LOC128547791 gene encoding uncharacterized protein LOC128547791, protein MSAFSDPRLHPHWVPVDGTLSMKSGRPTTRHDYGKVNEIGFGDDDTGNPSENSDNQDGATAISTAVFSPVKNKKDETLALLQSQLQSLDQEEEELRKDAEITKLQKRIEQKKKSVADLRVSHINQLRNPKVKRCLSLSDSMAKHVTDIRETDIRSYPGITIGHLTSKIMKGSINLNYENIVIHVGTNDVNNFSSGEISSLYSNLITAVKTFTDSSVTIYLSSILPRPVDFSETGPKVKEINLSLEAICKDRKIKFLKSFRPFLKANQPRRELYAIKDGGLHLNLEGTRRLKHFL, encoded by the exons ATGTCGGCATTCTCTGATCCTCGACTTCACCCGCATTGGGTACCGGTAGATGGAACATTATCCAT GAAGTCTGGTAGACCAACAACACGCCATGACTACGGTAAGGTCAACGAGATAGGATTCGGAGATGATGACACTGGAAATCCTTCCGAAAATTCGGACAACCAAGATGGCGCTACCGCCATTTCTACCGCCGTTTTCAGCCCAGTGAAAAATAAGAAGGATGAGACTTTGGCTCTTCTGCAAAGCCAGTTACAATCGTTGGATCAAGAAGAGGAGGAGTTGAGGAAGGATGCAGAAATTACAAAATTGCAGAAAAGGATCGAGCAGAAGAAAAAGTCAGTAGCAGATTTACGAG TTTCTCACATAAACCAACTCAGGAACCCGAAAGTGAAGAGGTGTCTAAGTCTGTCTGACTCTATGGCTAAACATGTAACTGACATTCGTGAAACAGACATACGGTCTTATCCTGGGATAACTATTGGACATTTAACTTCTAAGATCATGAAGggttcaataaatttaaattatgaaaatattgttattcatGTAGGTACTAATGATGTCAATAACTTTTCTTCGGGTGAAATTTCCTCTCTGTATTCTAACTTAATCACTGCGGTCAAGACCTTCACAGATAGTTCTGTCACAATATACTTGTCCTCTATCTTGCCTAGACCAGTAGATTTCTCAGAAACAGGACCGAAAGTCAAAGAGATAAATTTATCTCTTGAAGCCATTTGTAAGGATAGGAAGATTAAGTTTCTAAAATCTTTTCGTCCCTTTCTCAAAGCCAATCAGCCTCGTAGAGAGCTTTACGCCATCAAAGATGGCGGCTTACATCTAAATTTAGAGGGTACTAGAAGGCTAAAGCATTTTTTATAA